From the Leifsonia sp. AG29 genome, one window contains:
- a CDS encoding Ig-like domain-containing protein — translation MALAIAAAGLLLLLGAVGPAGPPASAETTPSPPAADLAATDPPTPASPPPTAAPTTLGPLPTGLVTRFPLAISGSGVTGDTIDVSGGSSPGPTEQCQAVVAADGSWTCSLGALPDGPSVPVRAVSRGSGEADSGKVQVLRPPSIAVPPGGLATSGGIRGTAYPGATVTVTAETGASCSFPADSTGSWGCVLSGLADGRHSVTARQVAPFSSQSSAPTAAVPVLVDATAPPAPAIGAPSSGSAVAPGSAFIVRGTGEEGDRITVYASTQAGTVVACTATVAGGAWSCSANLPAGKYLLSALQRDAAGNVSPGSNGVSLTAAAPARSTPASPSTAAPAPTPSSAPSSAAPAPAPAPADPPAASAPHPGTKSWIGTPFTVASAPVVSAEAIPGWVRSVALALAALLLLILPARLLSAALARNREPRRTRSRGTPTFFGRNRPRDAAPSLFARSQPTVDASAPPPDPNGPAAADPSQRWLLPVVGVLAATLVTLSTSVPDTGAYLRLLLAVLVAVAAVNAVWVLSARVIAPRVGLEAPHVRVRPVALAIVAVTALGSRLVGLEPALLFGLVLGVVFEPHVGRARRGHVAAVQACSVAALGVIAWLTVGLLPAPAGVVSAFLVELANSLALLGLGSAAVVLLPFGSFSGKAIARWSRWFWLALTLVVYTLLFALLLPVASLVQAGAGLIIVVVAAVVFAALSVSTWLWERYVEPAR, via the coding sequence GTGGCTCTGGCGATCGCGGCGGCCGGTCTCCTGCTCCTCCTCGGCGCCGTCGGACCCGCCGGTCCGCCCGCCTCGGCCGAGACCACGCCGTCGCCCCCCGCCGCCGATCTCGCGGCCACCGACCCGCCGACACCGGCGTCGCCGCCGCCCACCGCCGCACCGACCACTCTGGGCCCGCTCCCCACCGGGCTCGTCACACGCTTCCCTCTCGCGATCAGCGGCTCCGGCGTGACCGGCGACACCATCGACGTGTCCGGCGGGTCGTCGCCGGGCCCGACCGAGCAGTGCCAGGCCGTCGTCGCCGCCGACGGCAGCTGGACCTGCTCGCTCGGCGCCCTGCCCGACGGCCCGTCCGTCCCGGTCCGAGCGGTCTCGCGCGGGAGCGGGGAGGCGGACTCCGGCAAGGTGCAGGTGCTGCGGCCGCCGAGCATCGCCGTGCCCCCGGGCGGCCTGGCGACCTCAGGCGGCATCCGCGGCACGGCCTACCCGGGGGCGACGGTCACCGTGACGGCGGAGACGGGGGCGAGCTGCAGCTTCCCCGCCGACTCGACCGGTTCCTGGGGCTGTGTCCTGAGCGGCCTGGCGGATGGGCGCCACTCCGTCACCGCGCGCCAGGTCGCGCCCTTCTCCTCGCAGAGCTCCGCCCCCACCGCGGCCGTGCCCGTCCTCGTCGACGCGACCGCCCCGCCTGCGCCCGCGATCGGCGCGCCGAGCAGCGGCTCGGCCGTCGCGCCCGGTTCCGCGTTCATAGTTCGCGGGACGGGCGAGGAGGGAGACCGCATCACCGTCTACGCGAGCACGCAGGCCGGGACCGTCGTGGCTTGCACGGCCACGGTCGCCGGAGGCGCGTGGTCGTGCTCGGCGAACCTGCCGGCCGGCAAGTACCTGCTCTCCGCGCTCCAGCGGGATGCCGCGGGCAACGTCAGTCCGGGAAGCAACGGCGTCTCGCTGACCGCCGCCGCCCCCGCGCGGAGCACTCCGGCCTCCCCGTCGACCGCCGCACCCGCTCCGACGCCGTCGTCCGCACCGTCGAGCGCGGCGCCGGCGCCCGCACCGGCTCCCGCCGACCCGCCGGCGGCTTCGGCGCCGCACCCCGGGACCAAGAGCTGGATCGGCACCCCGTTCACCGTCGCCTCGGCTCCCGTGGTGAGCGCGGAGGCGATCCCCGGCTGGGTGCGCTCCGTCGCCCTCGCTCTGGCGGCGCTCCTCCTCCTGATCCTCCCGGCACGGCTGCTGTCCGCGGCGCTGGCGCGGAATCGCGAGCCGCGACGGACCCGGTCCCGCGGAACGCCGACGTTCTTCGGACGCAACCGTCCCCGCGATGCCGCGCCCTCGCTGTTCGCGCGATCGCAGCCGACGGTCGACGCGTCCGCGCCTCCCCCGGACCCGAACGGACCGGCCGCGGCGGACCCGTCGCAGCGCTGGCTGCTCCCCGTGGTCGGTGTGCTGGCCGCGACGCTCGTGACGCTCTCGACGTCGGTGCCGGACACGGGCGCCTACCTCCGTCTCCTGCTCGCCGTCCTCGTGGCGGTCGCCGCTGTGAACGCCGTGTGGGTGCTGTCGGCCCGTGTGATCGCACCGCGAGTCGGCTTGGAAGCGCCCCACGTCCGCGTGCGACCGGTGGCGCTCGCGATCGTCGCGGTCACCGCGCTCGGTTCGCGTCTCGTCGGACTCGAGCCCGCACTGCTCTTCGGCCTGGTGCTCGGGGTGGTGTTCGAGCCGCACGTCGGGCGCGCGCGTCGCGGGCACGTCGCCGCGGTCCAGGCCTGTTCGGTGGCCGCTCTCGGGGTGATCGCCTGGCTGACGGTCGGCCTGCTCCCCGCCCCGGCGGGCGTGGTCTCGGCGTTCCTCGTCGAGCTGGCGAACTCGCTCGCACTCCTCGGGCTCGGGTCCGCGGCGGTCGTCCTCCTGCCGTTCGGGTCGTTCTCGGGGAAGGCCATCGCGAGGTGGTCCCGGTGGTTCTGGCTCGCCCTGACCCTCGTCGTCTACACCCTGCTGTTCGCGCTGCTGCTGCCCGTCGCCTCCCTGGTGCAGGCCGGCGCCGGGCTCATCATCGTCGTCGTCGCCGCGGTCGTGTTCGCCGCGCTCAGCGTCTCCACGTGGCTGTGGGAGCGCTACGTCGAACCGGCGCGCTGA
- a CDS encoding YchJ family protein yields the protein MTSRCPCLSGETYDLCCGPLHSGEPAPTAERLMRSRFSAFALGDAGYLLRSWHPSARPAALELDGGLVWYRLDIVRTEAGGPFDTEGVVEFRAYFKGAERGQLHEVSRFLREGRDWFYVEAV from the coding sequence GTGACCTCCCGGTGCCCGTGCCTGAGCGGCGAGACCTATGACCTCTGCTGCGGTCCGCTCCACAGCGGCGAGCCCGCGCCGACGGCTGAGCGGTTGATGCGGTCGCGCTTCAGCGCCTTCGCCCTCGGCGACGCGGGGTACCTGCTCCGCAGCTGGCATCCCTCCGCTCGCCCGGCCGCTCTCGAACTCGACGGCGGGCTCGTGTGGTACCGCCTCGACATCGTGCGAACGGAGGCGGGCGGCCCCTTCGACACGGAGGGAGTGGTCGAGTTCCGGGCTTACTTCAAGGGCGCCGAGCGCGGGCAGCTCCACGAGGTGTCGCGCTTCCTCAGGGAAGGCCGCGACTGGTTCTACGTCGAGGCCGTCTGA
- a CDS encoding NAD(P)/FAD-dependent oxidoreductase: MPKILIVGGGYAGFYTAWKLEKQLRKGEAEVTMVDPLPYMTYQPFLPEVAAGSIDPRHAIVPHRRHLKTTEIINAEVSYIDHARKVATIKPAIGEEYEFPYDIVVVTAGAVSRTFPIPGVADQAIGLKGIEEAVYIRDKMLTNFDKAAGLPAGPERERLLTTVVVGGGFAGIEIFAELRSFASALLKYYPEISFDETRFHLIEAMGRIMPEVSLKTSHWVIKNLAERGAEIHLETQLTSAVDGKIELSTGESFESDLIVWTAGVMANPTVVRHTDLPIEERGRLRVRADLRVGTEEEIVADAWGAGDVSAVPDLTGAGVGGYCVPNAQHAVRQGKLMAKNIIATLRGELPRQYYHKSLGAVAGLGLGIGVLQSGKIAIKGVLGWFAHRGYHGLAMPTWERKWRVLWGWWNNFWLGRDIASLTAVQHPRAYFEEFAARPKPPAVEETPKPVEKPAKASTRKQPAEVAAK; the protein is encoded by the coding sequence GTGCCCAAAATCCTGATCGTCGGCGGCGGATACGCCGGCTTCTACACCGCGTGGAAGCTCGAGAAGCAGCTCCGCAAGGGCGAGGCCGAGGTCACCATGGTCGACCCGCTGCCCTACATGACGTACCAGCCGTTCCTCCCGGAGGTCGCAGCCGGGTCCATCGACCCGCGTCACGCGATCGTGCCGCACCGTCGTCACCTCAAGACGACCGAGATCATCAACGCCGAGGTCAGCTACATCGACCACGCGCGCAAGGTGGCGACGATCAAGCCGGCGATCGGCGAGGAGTACGAGTTCCCGTACGACATCGTCGTGGTCACCGCCGGTGCTGTCTCGCGCACGTTCCCCATCCCGGGCGTCGCCGACCAGGCCATCGGGCTCAAGGGCATCGAGGAGGCGGTGTACATCCGCGACAAGATGCTCACCAACTTCGACAAGGCGGCCGGGCTGCCGGCCGGCCCGGAGCGTGAGCGCCTCCTCACGACGGTGGTCGTGGGCGGCGGCTTCGCGGGCATCGAGATCTTCGCCGAGCTCCGTTCGTTCGCGAGCGCCCTCCTCAAGTACTACCCCGAGATCTCCTTCGACGAGACGCGCTTCCACCTCATCGAGGCCATGGGCCGGATCATGCCCGAGGTCTCGCTCAAGACGAGCCACTGGGTGATCAAGAACCTCGCCGAGCGCGGGGCCGAGATCCACCTCGAGACCCAGCTGACGAGCGCGGTCGACGGCAAGATCGAGCTGTCCACCGGTGAGAGCTTCGAGAGCGACCTCATCGTCTGGACCGCGGGTGTCATGGCCAACCCGACGGTCGTCCGTCACACCGACCTCCCGATCGAGGAGCGCGGCCGCCTCCGGGTCCGCGCCGACCTGCGCGTGGGCACCGAGGAGGAGATCGTCGCCGACGCCTGGGGCGCGGGCGACGTCTCGGCCGTCCCGGACCTCACCGGAGCCGGTGTCGGCGGCTACTGCGTGCCGAACGCGCAGCACGCCGTCCGCCAGGGCAAGCTCATGGCGAAGAACATCATCGCCACGCTCCGCGGCGAGCTGCCGCGCCAGTACTACCACAAGAGCCTCGGTGCGGTCGCCGGTCTCGGCCTCGGCATCGGCGTGCTGCAGTCCGGCAAGATCGCGATCAAGGGCGTGCTCGGCTGGTTCGCCCACCGCGGGTACCACGGTCTGGCCATGCCGACCTGGGAGCGCAAGTGGCGCGTGCTGTGGGGCTGGTGGAACAACTTCTGGCTCGGGCGCGACATCGCGTCGCTGACCGCGGTGCAGCACCCGCGCGCGTACTTCGAAGAGTTCGCCGCCCGGCCGAAGCCGCCGGCGGTCGAAGAGACCCCGAAGCCGGTCGAGAAGCCGGCGAAGGCGTCGACGCGCAAGCAGCCCGCCGAGGTCGCCGCGAAGTAA
- a CDS encoding S8 family serine peptidase, protein MATALGTTLALALGALFTAAPARADQVRDLEYWLNDYGFTQAWQTTRGAGVKVAVIDTGVDGSVPDLAGAVVGGTDVSSVGSPNGQKPLGDGEDADHGTWVASLLAGRGTSAGNGVLGAAPEASVLTASIALGHAAGAVPSDDQIAQAVRWAVDNGASVINMSLTRNTLDWPTSWDDAFQYAFAHDVVVVAAAGNRGSGTSEVGAPATIPGVLTVAGVDRQGKASFDASAQGITIGVSAPSEQLVGASPGGGYVQWAGTSGAAPLVAGAVALVRAAHPELKAPDVIERIIKTARPAPGAVPSPVYGYGLLDAKAAVTAGVPHVTANPMGDLAEWIRVHRRADATATPLPAPTAEAGPAPKKLAPERAVPWNLFLWPQWGVLTVFWLPFSLIAGFLALAALGGVGAWLHFRRMGSRE, encoded by the coding sequence ATGGCGACCGCGCTGGGCACGACCCTCGCGCTCGCTCTCGGTGCGCTGTTCACGGCGGCGCCGGCCCGGGCCGACCAGGTCAGAGACCTCGAGTACTGGCTGAACGATTACGGCTTCACGCAGGCCTGGCAGACGACGCGGGGCGCGGGGGTCAAGGTGGCGGTGATCGACACCGGCGTGGACGGCAGCGTGCCGGACCTCGCGGGAGCGGTCGTCGGCGGTACCGACGTCTCGAGCGTCGGCTCGCCGAACGGGCAGAAGCCGCTCGGCGACGGCGAGGACGCCGACCACGGCACCTGGGTGGCGTCGCTGCTCGCGGGCCGGGGCACGAGCGCGGGCAACGGGGTGCTCGGGGCCGCGCCGGAGGCCTCCGTCCTCACGGCGTCCATCGCCCTCGGCCATGCGGCGGGCGCCGTCCCGAGCGACGACCAGATCGCCCAGGCCGTGCGCTGGGCGGTCGACAACGGCGCCTCCGTGATCAACATGTCGCTCACGCGCAACACGCTCGACTGGCCGACCAGCTGGGACGACGCCTTCCAGTACGCGTTCGCCCACGACGTGGTGGTGGTCGCGGCCGCGGGCAACCGGGGGAGCGGGACGAGCGAGGTCGGCGCGCCCGCGACCATCCCGGGGGTGCTCACGGTCGCCGGCGTCGACCGGCAGGGCAAGGCCAGCTTCGACGCGTCCGCGCAGGGCATCACGATCGGGGTGTCGGCGCCGAGTGAGCAGCTGGTCGGCGCCAGCCCCGGCGGCGGCTACGTCCAGTGGGCCGGCACCAGCGGCGCGGCGCCGCTCGTCGCCGGAGCCGTGGCGCTCGTGCGCGCCGCCCACCCCGAGCTGAAGGCGCCCGACGTGATCGAGCGGATCATCAAGACGGCGAGACCTGCCCCGGGCGCTGTGCCGAGCCCCGTCTACGGGTACGGGCTGCTCGACGCGAAGGCCGCGGTCACCGCCGGCGTCCCGCACGTGACGGCCAACCCGATGGGCGACCTCGCCGAGTGGATCCGCGTGCATCGCCGGGCCGACGCGACCGCGACGCCCCTCCCGGCGCCCACCGCGGAGGCGGGACCCGCCCCGAAGAAGCTCGCTCCCGAACGCGCGGTACCATGGAATCTGTTCCTCTGGCCGCAATGGGGCGTCCTGACCGTGTTCTGGCTCCCGTTCAGTCTGATCGCCGGCTTCCTCGCCCTCGCCGCCCTCGGCGGCGTCGGCGCGTGGCTGCATTTCAGGCGAATGGGCAGCAGGGAGTAA
- a CDS encoding DUF501 domain-containing protein, with amino-acid sequence MTRPPFDPVTDDDIAVVSEQLGRPARNVVGIAARCVCGRPTVVSTAPRLDDGTPFPTFYYLTHPAATAAMSALEATQVMAEFSELLAADAGVRGQYEAAHRQYLADRESIAHVDEIDGISAGGMPVRVKCLHALAAHALAAGPGVNPIGDLALERGTWSPAVCECRIGAGE; translated from the coding sequence ATGACCAGACCGCCGTTCGACCCCGTGACCGACGACGACATCGCCGTCGTCTCCGAGCAGCTGGGCCGCCCTGCGAGGAACGTCGTCGGCATCGCCGCGCGCTGCGTGTGCGGGCGGCCGACGGTGGTCTCCACGGCTCCGCGTCTCGACGACGGGACGCCGTTCCCGACCTTCTACTACCTGACGCATCCGGCGGCGACCGCCGCGATGTCCGCCCTCGAGGCGACGCAGGTGATGGCGGAGTTCAGCGAGCTGCTCGCCGCCGACGCGGGGGTGCGCGGGCAGTACGAGGCCGCGCACAGGCAGTACCTCGCCGACCGGGAGTCGATAGCGCACGTCGACGAGATCGACGGCATCTCGGCGGGCGGCATGCCCGTGCGGGTGAAGTGCCTCCACGCTCTCGCCGCGCACGCGCTCGCTGCCGGTCCCGGGGTCAACCCGATCGGCGACCTCGCGCTCGAGCGGGGCACCTGGTCGCCCGCTGTCTGCGAGTGCCGCATCGGGGCGGGGGAGTAG
- a CDS encoding FtsB family cell division protein, whose product MPKERTRRAPAGVPAPSGAGRWLQGVHFSAFSLVMMGVLLIAVVVLAPTVQAFFAQRQQIADQQRAVRELSAQVDSLKDQRARWNDPSYLRAQARDRLYYVMPGEVSYLVIDDRPPAASRDKTPVSSKLQKTRTDWVSTLFGSVMGAGLTQATPQQLDGTGGAPAQPGGASTPAPGK is encoded by the coding sequence ATGCCCAAGGAGAGGACGCGCCGCGCGCCGGCCGGCGTCCCCGCGCCCAGTGGAGCCGGACGCTGGCTCCAGGGCGTCCACTTCTCGGCGTTCTCGCTCGTCATGATGGGCGTCCTCCTGATCGCCGTGGTCGTGCTCGCGCCGACGGTGCAGGCCTTCTTCGCCCAGCGCCAGCAGATCGCCGACCAGCAGCGCGCCGTGCGGGAGCTCTCGGCCCAGGTGGATTCGCTGAAGGACCAGCGCGCCCGCTGGAACGACCCCAGCTATCTCCGGGCGCAGGCGCGCGACCGGCTCTACTACGTCATGCCGGGCGAGGTGAGCTACCTCGTGATCGACGACCGGCCACCGGCCGCCTCCCGCGACAAGACGCCCGTCAGCTCCAAGCTCCAGAAGACGAGGACCGACTGGGTGAGCACGCTGTTCGGCTCGGTCATGGGCGCGGGCCTGACGCAGGCGACGCCCCAGCAGCTCGATGGAACCGGCGGCGCGCCCGCTCAGCCGGGCGGCGCCTCCACCCCCGCTCCCGGCAAGTAG
- the eno gene encoding phosphopyruvate hydratase, which translates to MAAIEAVGAREILDSRGNPTVEVEVLLEDGTVSRAAVPSGASTGAFEAYELRDGDKGRYLGKGVEKAVDAVLDELGPAIEGFEASDQRLVDEALIELDGTDNKKRLGANAILGVSLAVARAAADSADLPLFRYVGGPNAHILPVPMMNIINGGAHADTGVDIQEFMVLPIGAETFSEGLRWGVETYHSLKSLLKSKGLNTGLGDEGGFAPELEHNRAALDLISEAIEKAGFTVGRDIALGLDVASTEFFENGVYRFEGQERSAAEMSAYYTELANSYPLVSIEDPLAEDDWEGWAHLTAELAGKLQLVGDDLFVTNPKRLAQGIAQKAANSILVKVNQIGTLTETLDAVSLAQRSGMTAVLSHRSGETEDTTIADLAVAVNAGQIKTGAPARSERVAKYNQLLRIEEELGDAAVYAGRSAFPRFQG; encoded by the coding sequence GTGGCTGCAATCGAAGCTGTAGGCGCTCGCGAGATCCTGGACTCGCGCGGCAACCCGACCGTCGAGGTCGAGGTCCTGCTGGAGGACGGCACCGTCAGCCGCGCCGCCGTCCCGTCCGGAGCCTCCACCGGCGCGTTCGAGGCCTACGAGCTCCGCGACGGCGACAAGGGCCGGTACCTCGGCAAGGGCGTCGAGAAGGCGGTCGACGCCGTCCTCGACGAGCTGGGCCCGGCGATCGAGGGCTTCGAGGCCTCCGACCAGCGCCTCGTCGACGAGGCCCTCATCGAGCTCGACGGCACCGATAACAAGAAGCGCCTCGGCGCGAACGCGATCCTCGGCGTCAGCCTCGCCGTCGCGCGCGCGGCGGCCGACTCGGCCGACCTGCCGCTGTTCCGCTACGTCGGCGGCCCGAACGCCCACATCCTCCCCGTCCCGATGATGAACATCATCAACGGCGGCGCCCACGCCGACACCGGCGTCGACATCCAGGAGTTCATGGTGCTGCCGATCGGCGCCGAGACGTTCTCCGAGGGCCTCCGCTGGGGCGTCGAGACCTACCACTCGCTCAAGTCGCTCCTGAAGAGCAAGGGCCTCAACACCGGCCTCGGCGACGAGGGCGGCTTCGCCCCCGAGCTCGAGCACAACCGCGCGGCCCTCGACCTCATCTCGGAGGCGATCGAGAAGGCCGGCTTCACCGTCGGCCGCGACATCGCCCTCGGGCTCGACGTCGCCTCCACCGAGTTCTTCGAGAACGGCGTCTACCGCTTCGAGGGCCAGGAGCGCTCGGCAGCCGAGATGAGCGCCTACTACACGGAGCTCGCGAACAGCTACCCGCTCGTGTCGATCGAGGACCCGCTGGCGGAGGACGACTGGGAGGGCTGGGCGCACCTCACCGCCGAGCTCGCCGGCAAGCTGCAGCTCGTCGGCGACGACCTCTTCGTCACGAACCCCAAGCGTCTCGCCCAGGGCATCGCGCAGAAGGCGGCGAACAGCATCCTCGTGAAGGTCAACCAGATCGGCACCCTCACCGAGACGCTCGACGCCGTGTCGCTCGCGCAGCGAAGCGGCATGACGGCCGTGCTGTCGCACCGCTCGGGCGAGACCGAGGACACCACCATCGCCGACCTCGCGGTCGCCGTCAACGCCGGGCAGATCAAGACCGGTGCCCCGGCGCGCTCCGAGCGCGTGGCGAAGTACAACCAGCTCCTCCGCATCGAGGAGGAACTGGGCGACGCCGCCGTGTACGCCGGCCGCAGCGCGTTCCCGCGTTTCCAGGGCTGA
- the hisS gene encoding histidine--tRNA ligase translates to MASTITPPRGMRDFLPADKARREHALGVIRRSFAAHGFDEIETPVVEDVERLHSGLGGDNEKLSFSILKRGLDGDDLAAARESGDLLALADLGLRFDLTVPLARFYASHRAELPPVFRSIQIAPVWRAERPQKGRYRQFVQCDIDIIGEGSQLAEVELITATAAALEALGLTDCTIRINDRRILNGLLEYCGFAEARWPQVLISIDKLDKIGADGVVAELEEAGADAAAVLGGILADLEPHLADGGVELTVAAITGILPEGMDTDAVADLEALAHALDTLPPGVRLRFDPTLVRGMGYYTGTIFEISHPGSGSSVGGGGRYDGMIGRFLGTDVPAAGFSIGFERVVDLIELPDDATADSVVLVFDPLVPLDRLAAIKSELIASGKRVRLDRRAKNLKAVLDRAAASGYRSFAFVNADTADAAALEVKPLG, encoded by the coding sequence ATGGCTTCGACGATCACCCCGCCCCGCGGCATGCGCGATTTCCTCCCCGCCGACAAGGCCCGCCGGGAGCACGCGCTCGGGGTGATCCGGAGGAGCTTCGCCGCGCACGGGTTCGACGAGATCGAGACGCCCGTCGTCGAGGACGTCGAGCGCCTCCACTCCGGCCTCGGCGGCGACAACGAGAAGCTGTCGTTCAGCATCCTTAAGCGCGGGCTCGACGGCGACGACCTCGCCGCCGCCCGCGAGTCGGGCGACCTGCTGGCCCTCGCCGACCTCGGCCTCCGCTTCGACCTGACCGTGCCGCTCGCCCGCTTCTACGCCAGCCACCGAGCGGAGCTGCCGCCCGTGTTCCGGAGCATCCAGATCGCCCCGGTCTGGCGGGCCGAGCGCCCGCAGAAGGGGCGCTACCGCCAGTTCGTGCAGTGCGACATCGACATCATCGGCGAGGGCTCGCAGCTGGCCGAGGTCGAACTGATCACGGCGACGGCGGCCGCCCTCGAGGCGCTCGGCCTCACCGACTGCACCATCCGCATCAACGACCGCCGCATCCTGAACGGGCTGCTCGAGTACTGCGGCTTCGCGGAGGCGCGCTGGCCGCAGGTGCTCATCTCGATCGACAAGCTCGACAAGATCGGCGCGGACGGCGTCGTCGCCGAGCTCGAGGAGGCCGGCGCCGATGCCGCCGCGGTGCTCGGCGGGATCCTCGCCGACCTCGAGCCGCACCTGGCCGACGGCGGCGTCGAGCTCACCGTTGCGGCGATCACGGGCATCCTCCCCGAGGGCATGGACACCGACGCCGTCGCCGATCTGGAGGCGCTCGCCCACGCGCTCGACACCCTCCCGCCCGGGGTGCGCCTCCGCTTCGATCCGACGCTCGTCCGCGGCATGGGGTACTACACGGGCACCATCTTCGAGATCTCGCACCCCGGCTCCGGCAGCTCGGTCGGCGGCGGCGGCCGGTACGACGGCATGATCGGCCGATTCCTCGGCACCGACGTCCCGGCCGCCGGGTTCTCCATCGGCTTCGAGCGCGTGGTCGACCTCATCGAGCTCCCCGACGACGCGACCGCCGACTCCGTCGTCCTCGTGTTCGACCCGCTCGTGCCGCTCGATCGGCTCGCGGCGATCAAGAGCGAGCTCATCGCCTCCGGCAAGCGCGTGCGCCTCGACCGGCGCGCCAAGAACCTGAAGGCGGTGCTCGACCGGGCGGCCGCCTCCGGCTACCGGTCATTCGCGTTCGTGAACGCCGACACCGCGGACGCGGCCGCGCTCGAGGTCAAGCCGCTCGGCTGA
- a CDS encoding MazG family protein, with translation MSDASAPVVVPEAATRLDELVAVMARLRAPGGCPWDADQTHESLVQYLVEETYELIEAIEAGDRDEMLEELGDVLYQVLFHADIAAHTPGEDFDIQDVAAHMTAKMVGRHPHVFGDRAAETADDVVGFWDELKKQEKPARTSVLDGIPQGMPSLALADKLLGRAEKVGLLDLSQSGGVQVTGEDELGPLLLAIVASAKAQGLDAERALRSTLRELQGEIREQEARSA, from the coding sequence ATGTCCGACGCGAGCGCACCCGTCGTGGTCCCGGAGGCGGCGACGAGGCTGGACGAGCTGGTCGCCGTGATGGCGCGGCTCCGGGCGCCGGGAGGCTGCCCGTGGGACGCCGATCAGACGCACGAGTCGCTCGTGCAGTACCTCGTCGAGGAGACCTACGAGCTGATCGAGGCGATCGAGGCGGGGGATCGCGACGAGATGCTCGAAGAGCTCGGCGACGTGCTGTACCAGGTGCTCTTCCACGCCGACATCGCGGCGCACACGCCGGGTGAGGACTTCGACATCCAGGACGTCGCCGCGCACATGACGGCGAAGATGGTCGGCCGCCACCCGCACGTGTTCGGCGACCGCGCGGCTGAGACGGCCGACGACGTCGTCGGCTTCTGGGACGAGCTCAAGAAGCAGGAGAAGCCCGCGCGCACCAGCGTGCTCGACGGGATCCCGCAGGGCATGCCGTCGCTCGCCCTGGCCGACAAGCTCCTCGGCCGCGCCGAGAAGGTCGGCCTGCTCGATCTCTCGCAGTCGGGAGGCGTCCAGGTGACCGGAGAGGACGAGCTCGGTCCGCTCCTCCTTGCGATCGTTGCCTCGGCGAAGGCGCAGGGTCTCGACGCCGAGCGCGCCCTGCGATCGACCCTCCGCGAGCTGCAGGGCGAGATCCGGGAGCAGGAGGCGCGAAGCGCCTGA
- a CDS encoding Na+/H+ antiporter NhaA — translation MSIIRSERTAAGLLLGAAALGLLLANTAAGPALLAVQHAELHIGAFHLSVGHSISDGLLAIFFFIVAVELKHELVAGELNSVQKAVHPAIAAVAGVIVPALVYLGITAGTGLGSGWPIPTATDIAFALGVLAVFGRGLPNRLRVFLLALAVLDDLIAILIIAVFFTTDPNLVELLLAAVAVAVFGFLSRLLRGRMRWPIGTLMVLIAALTWWLVYDSGVHATIAGVALGLAMARGPAGRVTHALEPWSNGFILPLFAFSAALVVIPDVAPSQLSPAFWAILVALPVGKIVGITIGGWLGSLTRPREERGRISVLALVTIGALGGIGFTVSLLMNELAFAGSDDVRAEGTLAVLLGSSVAIVASGVLVSVLARRNRRLHPRA, via the coding sequence ATGAGCATCATCCGATCCGAGCGCACCGCGGCGGGGCTCCTGCTCGGGGCCGCGGCCCTCGGCCTCCTCCTCGCCAACACCGCGGCCGGTCCCGCCCTGCTGGCCGTCCAGCATGCCGAGCTGCACATCGGGGCGTTCCACCTCAGCGTCGGTCATTCCATCAGCGACGGCCTCCTCGCGATCTTCTTCTTCATCGTCGCGGTGGAGCTCAAGCACGAGCTCGTGGCGGGCGAGCTCAACTCGGTCCAGAAGGCCGTGCACCCCGCGATCGCCGCCGTCGCCGGCGTCATCGTCCCGGCACTCGTGTACCTGGGGATCACCGCCGGCACCGGACTCGGGTCCGGCTGGCCGATCCCCACCGCCACCGACATCGCGTTCGCCCTCGGCGTGCTCGCCGTGTTCGGGAGGGGCCTGCCCAACCGGCTGCGCGTCTTCCTGCTGGCGCTCGCGGTGCTCGACGACCTCATCGCCATCCTCATCATCGCGGTGTTCTTCACCACCGACCCGAACCTCGTCGAGCTTCTCCTGGCCGCGGTCGCGGTCGCCGTGTTCGGCTTCCTGAGCCGGTTGCTGCGGGGGCGGATGCGCTGGCCGATCGGAACGCTCATGGTGCTGATCGCCGCGCTCACCTGGTGGCTCGTCTACGACTCGGGGGTGCACGCGACCATCGCGGGCGTCGCGCTCGGCCTCGCCATGGCGCGCGGTCCGGCCGGCCGGGTGACGCACGCCCTCGAGCCCTGGTCGAACGGGTTCATCCTCCCGCTGTTCGCCTTCTCGGCCGCGCTCGTCGTCATCCCCGACGTGGCCCCCTCGCAGCTCTCCCCCGCGTTCTGGGCGATCCTCGTCGCGCTCCCGGTCGGCAAGATCGTCGGGATCACCATCGGCGGCTGGCTCGGCTCCCTGACGCGGCCCCGGGAGGAGCGCGGACGGATCTCCGTCCTCGCCCTCGTGACGATCGGCGCCCTCGGCGGCATCGGCTTCACCGTGTCCCTGCTCATGAACGAGCTCGCCTTCGCCGGGAGCGACGACGTGCGCGCCGAGGGGACGCTCGCCGTGCTGCTCGGCTCCTCCGTCGCCATCGTCGCCTCGGGCGTGCTCGTCAGCGTGCTGGCCCGGAGGAACCGCCGGCTCCACCCGCGGGCCTGA